GCTCGGTCTCCTCGAGCGGTTCAGGTGGTTCGGGCTGATCGCGGTGCCGGTAGTCGGGACCGTCGACGCGCACGACGCGGAACCGCTCGGCCATCGCGTGAATCTCCCGCAGGAAGTCCACGGCGGCGAACCTGCCCTCGCCCAGCTTGTCGGGCAGTGTGTTCGAGGTCGCGGCCACCCTCACTCCGGCGTCGGTGAGTCTGCTCAGCAGCTGGGTGACCAGCATCGTGTCCCCGGGGTCGTCGAGCTCGAACTCGTCGATGGCCAACAGTCGATGGCCGGAGAGCCTGCGCACGGCCTCGTTGAAGCCGAGCACACCCACGAGATTGGTCAGCTCGACGAACGTGGCGTAAGCCTTCGGCTGCTCGACCTCGTGCCAGAGCGAGGCGAGCAGGTGCGTCTTGCCCACGCCGAAACCGCCGTCCAGGTAGAGCCCGGGCAGGCCACCGGAGTGGCCGTTCCTGCCTCCCCGGCCGAACAACGAGCGCAACCAGGACCCTCCACCGGAGGCGGAGCGTCCGGTATCGGCGGCGAACTCCCTGCAGGCGGCGACCGCCGCGGCCTGACTGGGCTCCGCCGGGTTGGGCAGGTAGTTGTCGAACCGTACTTCGTCGAAGCGCGGTGGAGGAGTCAGCGCGGCGACCAGTTCGTCGGAACCGAGCTCGGGATGGCGGTCGACCAGGCGCGGCATGCTCATGCTGGAACTGTAACCGGAGGCTCGTGGCTGCCCGTGGGCGTGCTGTGATGGGACCATGCAGCAGCTGTGGCCCGTTCCAGAGACGAAACAGGTGGACAGCGAGCCGGAAACGGCCGACGAGCTGGAAAGTTTCTACGAGTACCCCTCGGAGCTGAGTCGCCCGTGGGTGAGGGTGAACTTCGTCTCCAGCCTGGACGGCGCCGCGGCGGTGAACGGCGGTTCACGCGGGTTGTCCAGCCCCGTGGACCGACGCGTGCTCTCGCTGATCCGGGATCTCTCGGATGTCGTGCTGGTCGGGGCCGGAACCGCGGCGGCCGAGGGATACCGGGGATTGCGGCGCACCGAGGCGCGCACCCGACGACGTGCCGAACGCGGTCTGGGTGAAGTGCCCCCGATAGCGGTGGTCACCGGCAGCGGTTCGATCGACCCAGCATCGCCGCTGCTCACCGACACGGTCACCACCCCGATCGTGCTCACCAGCGAGGCCGCGCCCGTCGAGCGCGTCGCCGCGCTGACCGAGGCGGGCGCCGATGTGGTGACGGCCGGGCGGAACGAGGTCGACCTCCCGACGGCCCTGCGGGAGCTGGCACGGCGCGGGCTGTACCGCATCGGTTGCGAGGGTGGTCCCGGCCTGTTCGGAGCCCTGATCGCCGCTGACGTGGTCGACGAACTCTGCCTCACCGTGTCACCACTGCTGACCAGCGGGGACACCAGTAGGATCGCCACAGGCCCAGTGGCCGGAACACCGCGTGGCATGCGGCTGCTCTCGGCGCTGTACGCCGACGAATCGATGCTTCTGCTCCGCTACGGGAGACTGGCCGAGTGACCGACGGGGTCGATTCCGACCAACAGCTCGACGAGCGCGTCCGCGAAGACAGCGCACTGCTCATGGCGGCCAGGAACGGCGACACCTCGGCGTTCGACTCCCTCGTTCGCACGCACACCGACAAGCTCTACCGCGTGGCACTGCGGATCGTGGGCGATCCGGCGGAGGCGGAGGACGCCGTGCAGGACGCCTGGGTCTCCGCCTGGCGCTCGCTGGCCACGTTTCGCGGTGACTCCGCCGCGTCGACGTGGCTCTACCGGGTGGTCACCAACGCGGCGCTGAGCCAGGTCCGCAAACGGCGCCCCACGGTTCCGCTGGACCCGACCGACGAATCCATGACCCCGGTGGGGAATACGGGGAACCCGGAGGGAACGGCCTTACGCGAGGAGGAGACCAGACGAGTGCACGCGGCGATATCCCGCCTCGAAACCTCCCAACGACTGCCACTGGTGCTGCGTGAGCTCGAGGGGATGAACTACGAGGAGGTCGCCGAAGTGCTGGAGGTGAACGTCACCGCGCTGCGGTCTCGGCTCCACCGGGCACGTCTGGCACTGTTGGCCGAATTGAAGGAGGTGCCTTGAACGAAGAGAACTTCGCTTCGGATCGGCGCCTGCCCTGCGGTCAACGTGTCGGCGAGCTGATCGGATATCACCTGGACGGTGTACCCCCGGCGTTCGAGGAGCACCTGCGGGACTGCCCGCACTGTCGGGCGGAGCTGGCGGAGATATCCCGGCGCTGGCGACCGGTGCGACGACTGGCACGGAGTCACGCGGTCCCCTCGAACGACCTGGTGGACCGAACGCTGACCACCCTGCGCGGACTGCGCGACAGGCACGGTGGCCAACCGCTGGAACTGTCACAGGAGCACGGCAAACTGCTCATCCAGGCAGCGGCGACGCTGAGCCTGACGCGACGGCTGAGCGCGGAGGTCCTGGACGACTTCTCCGGCATGGCGATGCGCTCGTGCCTGATGGCGGACGAGGCGGTGCGCGTCGATGTGGTGGCCGCCTACCCGACGGCCGCTCACGAATTCCTGCCCGAGATCCGTCGCAGGCTGGTAGCCGCGCTGCACGGCTATCTCGGCGCGGGAACCCCGGATGTCTCCGTACGACTGGCCGATGTCGTTCCGCCGTGGGACGGAACCGGGGAAGAAACTGACATTCCCCCAATCGGGTGATAACACGTATCGAGCCGGAAGACCGCGGCACGAATTAGCATCTGATCGGGTACCAGTCCACACCGACCAACCCCGTCATCAGCTCGGAAGGCGGGGCGACCGGTGTTTCCGAAAGGAGTCGGCATGACGCAGTCGGGCAGCAGCTCCACCCGTTCGAGCAAGTCGGAGTCCACGCAGTCGGAACAGCCGGGCGGCACGGACGTGACCGGTATCCCGGAGTCCCGTTCGCCGGACACACCCGCGCGCCTGGCGGACGACACCTCGCAGGGCAGGACCAGCATCTCCTCCTCGGTGGTGCAGAAGATCGCCGGAATCGCCGCGCGGGAGATCTCCGGTGTGTACTCGATGGGTGGCGGCGTGTCACGCGCTTTCGGTGCCCTGCGGGAACGCATCCCCGGCGGCACCGGGAGTTCGAACGTTTCGGGCGTGCAGGTGGAGGTCGGGGAACGCCAGACCGCGATCGATCTGGACATCGTCGTGGAGTATGGTGCCGCGATCGTGGATCTCGCCCGTGCGGTACGCCGCAATGTGATCCACAGTGTGGAACGCATGTGCGGCTTGGAGGTGACCGAGGTCAACATCTCGGTCAACGACATCCACCTCCCCTCCGAGGACGAGGAGGAGACCACCCAGCAGAACGGGACGGGATCACGAGTGCAGTGACCGGCTGAGCGGTGACTCTGCCCGGTATCCCCGTCCGAAAACGTTGTGCGTCCCGAACCACGCCACGACAGCACGGGAGCACGAGGATGACCACGGAGAACGAGACCACACGGGAGCACGAGCACGTCGCCGAACGGATAGCGGCAGCGGCCCTCGAACACCCCTGTGTGGTCCGGCTGGACGGCGGGGAACACGGAATCGTCGCCACCCACCTGCCCGGGCGACGGGTGACCGGCGTCCGAACCACCGCGGACACCGGCGACGCGACCGAGGTGTGTGTCGTGCTGCTGCTGCGACGTCCCGTTCCCGAGCTAGTGGCCGAGATCCGGGAGAGGATACGCGAAGTGACCGATGAAACGATGATCGACGTGACCGTCGCGGACGTGCTGGCACCGGAACACGAACCGGAGTCGAACCACGGGACGGGTGAGGCGAGGTGATCGGTTCGCGCCGGGATGCGGATTCGCATCGGGGTTCGGATTCGCGCCGCGCCTCTGATGAAGCCAGTGAAGCGCGGGTCCGACTGCGGGAGTTCGTACGTGCGAACCATCCCGACGTCGGTGGTGATCCCGAAGTCTTCGCCGCCGGTGTCGCGGAACTACAGTCGGCACGGGACGGAGTGCGCTCGCCGAGCGAACCACCGACTCCCCTGCCCGGCGAACGGGGAGACGGGCCGGTGGTGCTCGTGCGTCGGCACGGTCTGCGCGGGCTGCTGGCCCGGATACGGGAATGGCGAGCACGCCGCGGGCGCGGGCCGCGAGTCGTATGACCGCGGCGGTCACGTACCGACCGAACACACGCCGGCTCGCGGGACGAATAGGAAGGTTGTGCCATGAACGCGACACAGACCGGTTTGATCGCCGGGCTGATTCTCGGCGTAGCGGTTACCACTGGTGGTTTCACCGCCTTTCTGATCACGTTGGCGGTCGGTCTGATCGGCTTCGTGGTGGGCCGGTTCGTGGACGGCGACATGGAGTTCGGTGACCTGTTCGGACGGGGTAAGGACCGGTGACCGGGACAGTGGGCACCGCCGAGAGCGCCGCGACGACACGTTCCGAGCACGGCGGTATCACCGAGCCGTCGGAGCGCGGTGGACTGCGGATCGACCGGGGAGTGCTGCGCAGAATCGCCGAACACGCGGCGGACTCCGTGTCGAACTGTGTCCGGACGCGACGGCGCGTGGCGGGACTCGGTACGGGCGAGCACGGAGCGACGGCACGGTTGGCCGGTCCGGAACGACAGTTGCGGATACGTCTGGACCTCGCGCTGCGTTATCCGGCACCGATCGCCGAGACCGTGAGCGCCGTTCGCGAACGAGTGCGCACCGAGCTGGAACGCATGGCGGACTGCCGGGTCGCCACGGTGGACGTCACGGTCACCGCGCTGGTGCCACACCCCACCGCCCCACGAGTGGAGTAGCCGCTCCCACTGGAAGGACTGCCGACCGATGCGTGCGTTCGTTCGAATCCTCACCACGCTGTTGGGACTGCTGTTCCTGGCCGCTGGTCTGCTGCTGGTGATCGAAGCGGTACGAGCCGCCGTCTCTACCGGTGCGGATCCGCTGCTGGTGGGTCGTGCCACCATGCGAGACGAACTGGCCGGAGTCTCCTGGCGGGACACGCTGGTGCGAACGGGGGCGGCCGTCACCGCCGTGCTCGGCCTGCTGCTGATTTTCGTGGCCGCCCGGGCCGGTAGGGGAGACATCAGGCTGCACGACCCCGCGCCGGAGGTGGTGGTGGTCACCCGTCCTCGGTCACTCGCACGGCTGGTCGGCCACCGGGTTCGGGAGCAGGACGGGGTGGCAAGCGCGTCCGTGGTCGCGCGCCGCAAAGCGGTGCGGGTGAACGCGGTCAGCCAATTCACCGAGGTCGGTGACCTCGAACCCAGACTGCGGGAGACCGCTCGTGCCGCGACGGAGGAACTGCCGCTGGTCACGCCCCCGAAGGTCTCGGTCGCGGTCAAACCGGCGAAGCAGCGATGATCACAAGGCTGTCGAGGAGCGATCATGGCGGTTGAGCAGTCGAGCACACCGAGACACACCGAGCGGACCGCGAACCGGCTGGGACGCTCGCTGACCTTCGAGCGGACGATCGTTCACGTGGTCGGGACGCTGGCGGTACTGGCGGGTGCGCTGACACTGCTGGTGGGCTCGGGTGTCCTCGGGGTGTACCGGGCGGACCGCCCGGTACTGGACCCGCTGCTGGAGCGGTGGATCCGGGACAATCCCCGGTTGAGCCTCACGGCAGTGGCCGTGCTGGGCGTGCTGCTGGTGCTGCTGGGACTCTGGTGGCTGATCCACGCGTTGCGTCCGGAGAACCGCCCGGACATCCACATCGGCGGCGGTACCGCGGGAACCACCTCGCTCACCGGGACGGCGTTCACGGACGCGGTGCGGACCGACGCGCGCGAGGTCAGCGGTGTGACCCGAGCACGGGTGCGTACCACCGGCACCGCCGAGAACCCCGGGCTGCGGATGGTGCTGTCGTTGCAGCACGGCACCGACGTCCGTCAGGTCTGGGAGGAACTGGACGAGAAGGTGCTCTCCCGAGCCCGCGAGGCGCTCCGTGTCGAGACGCTGCCGACCGTTGTCCGGCTGAACCTGGACAGCTCACCGGCGCAACGCGTGCGGTGAGCTGTCCCGGCGCTCAAGCTCGTCCACCACCGCGAGTCGCTCCGATCGAGGCGAGCACCACGCACAGCACCGCGAGCCACTGTCCCGCGCCGAGCGCCTCCCGCAGCACCACCAGCCCGGCCAGGGCTGCCACGGCGGGCTCCAGACTCATCAGCACCCCGAAGACTCGCGGCGGAATACGGCGCAGCGCCTCCAGCTCCAGTGAGTAGGGCACGACGGAGGACATAAGGGCGACCACCAGTCCCACGGCCAGCACGTGCGGATCGAGCAGTGCGGTGTTCGACTCGACCACCCCGAACGGGAGCACCAGCACAGCGCCGACCGCCATCCCGACGGCGAGCCCGCCTCCGCCCGTGGTGCGGTCACCGAGTTTGGCCCCCATCAGGATGTAGCCCGCCCAGAACACCGCCGCCAGCAGCGCGAAGGCGACCCCCAGCGGATCGAGTCCGCCCTCCACGCGGGAGAGCAGCAGGACGCCGGTGGCGGCGAGCAGCGCCCAGACCACGTCGAGCTTGCGACGGGAACCGAAAACCGCCACCGACAGCGGCCCCAGGAACTCGATGGTGACGGCGATACCCAGCGGAATCCGCTCGAAAGCGTGGTAAATGCTGGTGTTCATCCCGGCGAGCATCGCGCCGTATCCGGCGACGACGAAAAAGGTCCTGCGGTCCATCCGCAACGCGGGACGCCACACCAGCAGCAGCACCAGCGCGGCGAAGGTGAGTCGGATCGCGCTCACGCCGAACGCACCGGCCATGGCGAACAGCTGCTTGGCGAAGGCGGCACCAACCTGCAGACTGATCATGCCGGTGACCACGAGCACGGGAGGTGGCACGGCCCCGAAAGCACGGGTGGCCAGCGCGCCGAACCGCCCGTCGGGATGCCGCCCGGCTGACGATGCCTCGTCCAGTTGTGCCACGGTCGCGTTCCATTCCTGTCCGAATCGATGCTGCACGGGTCGACGACGTTCGCCACCACCGGTGTCCGCGCGGGTGCCCGTCTCGCGGGACACGGGGAACTCCGTTCGGAAAACGTGTAAGAACGTTCACCGAGTCAACGCGTTGCCGCGCTGACGTTGACCCGCGTGGGCCTTCCCGTGGCGATACCCATTGCCACCGAGGGTGGGCTTAAGCGGGTTTCCAGCGGGCTCGTTTAGCCTCACGGCGCAACTCGCCGAAGAGGTGTCGTGCTCAACAAGAGCAGCGAGGTTACGCGCTGCGTTGAGGTCCCGGTCGAGGACCAGGCCGCAATGTTCGCAGCGGTAGACCCGTTCGGACAGGCGCAGTTTGGCTTTCACCGCGCCGCAGTCGTTGCAGGTCTTCGAGCTGGGGTGCCACCTGGACGCGACGTGGGTGTGCACGCCGGACCAGGCTGCCTTGTACTCGATCTGACGCCGGAACTCGCCCATGCCGACCCCGGCAACGTGCCGGGACAAGCGCCGGTTGGACATCATTCCTGTGACGTTGAGGTCTTCCAGCACGATCGCACCGTGCTCGCGCACGAATCGGCTGGAGAGCTTGTGCAGCCCGTCTCGGCGGGCGTTCGCGACGAACGCGTGCAGCTTGGTGATGCGGGCTTGCGTTGCACGCCACCGGTTCGACGGCTTCTGCCGAGTGCGCCGATCCGGACCGGTGCGGCGGGACGCCTGGCGTTGCAGCCTGCGTAGTTCTTTCTGCGCGGCTTCGAGGTGGCGTGGGTTCGGCACAACCTCGCCGGTCGACAGCACCGCGAGGGACTTGATGCCCAGGTCGACACCCACGGCGCTGTCCGGGTCGGCGGGTGGAGGATCGTTGCGCTGGATTTTCACTGAGAACGACACGAACCACCGGCCGCCCCGGAAGCTCACCGTGGCGGACCGGATCGTCGCGGACCCGCGCTCCACGTGCCGGGCGAGTGTGCGGGTGGACTCGTGGGTGCGCACCGTACCGATACGCGGCAGCGTCACATGCCGACGGTCCGAATCGGCGAGACCGAACGAGCCGGTGGTGAACCGACACGACCAAGTGTGGCGCTTGCCCTTGAACCGGGGGAACCCCACCGTTTTCCCGGCGCGCTTGCCGGTGCGGGACTGATGCCAGTTACCCAGCGCGTCAGCCAGATTGGCCAGCCCGGTGGCGTAGGCTTCCTTGGAGTTCTCGCCCCACCACGGGGCCACCTCGTCCTTGGCCGCGTTCCAGTCTCTGCGCAGCGAGCACGCCGACCACGAGATCGACGGCGTCAGCTCCTCGGCCGGGATGCCGTAGGACGCTTCGGCCTTGCGCTGGTCCATGACCGCTTTCACGCGGGCGAGCCCCCAGTTGTAGGCGAATCGCTGAGCACCGCAGTGCGACCGCAGCTGGTCTTCCTGCTGTGAGTCCGGGTCGAGCGCAAACCGGTACGCCTGGATCACCTCGGTCACGATCGCGGCTCCGCAGCGCACGCGGCAAGACCGTTCTGAGCGCGTTTCTTCGCCGACCGGCGCCCGTACAACCGGGCGCACATCGAGGTCAATACCTCGGTGATGTCGCGCACCACATCCTCGGCGACCTCTTCGTTGTTGAGCACGACAATGGTGCGCCCGGTCGCGGACAGTGCGGCTTCCAGGTGCTCGACGCCGAATCGGGCCAACCGATCGCGGTGCTCGACCACGATGCAGGAGACCTCGGCGTCGGCGAGGAGTTTCGCGAGCTTGGCGCGACCGCCGTTCATGCCGGACCCGACCTCGGTGATGGTCGCGTTCAGGGTGATGCCGCGCTTGCTGCATTCTTCCGCGACACGGCCAGCCTGCCGATGCAGGTCGTCTTTCTGGTCGGCGCTGGACACGCGGCAGTACGCGACGGTACGGCCAGTCGATTCCTTCGGCGGCTCGACCAGGATCGTGCCGGTAGGAAGCTGACGAGCGGCAACCGGCAGAGTGCCCGCGTGGAACCAGTTCAGCGCGGTTCGATACGAGACACCCTGCTCGCGCGCCCACTCCTTCAGCTTCATGCGTACAGTTTAGCACACATTGACGCGGATCTACTCATAACCTGGAACAGCGGAATACCCCGTTCCGCCTCGGTGGTGCTGTCCCGCTGCCGGGAAGTAAGAAGCGCCACGAGCGGTGGGGCCGTCGGTACTGCCGGAGGACCGGCCGGACGGCAGACTACTGCAACACCGCCTTACCGGTACCACCGACATGACCGCCGCGACCGTTCACCCGCTTCTCACACCGACCGTGCGATGATTCCCGGAGTGCACAGGGGAGGGAAGGCGCCCGTCCGAGTCAGCACACCGCGCCGAGAAGGAGTTCACGTGCCGCGCGTCATCGGCAGAGTCGGTGTCATCCTGCTGCTTCTGGTGCTCACGGCGTGTTCCGCGGGACCGTCCGACCGTCCGGCCGTGGCCTATCGGGACGACGGGAACTCCGGTGCGCGAACCCCGCGGAACTCCGAGCCACGAACCGTGCCGCCGCTGGGGCCGTCGAGCCACAACGCGCTGGACTGGTCGGACTGCACCGCCGCTACCAAAAGTGAGCTGGATTCGAGCCACTCCCCCGGAGACATGCGGTTCTCGTGCGCGAACCTGCTGACCAACACCGATCCCCCCGGGGCCGTGCGCGGTGGCACCACGCGGATCGCGCTGCTGACCGCCGGGTCCGGTGATGTCCCACTGGTGGTGGTCAACGACATCCGCGGCGCACCGGGAACAACCTTCGCCGCGCGCCTCGCCACGCGGCTGCCCGATCGGATGCTGCGCGAGTTCAGGATCATCGGAATGGACCGCCGGGGCACCGGGGATTCCGATCCGGCGAACTGCGTGCCCGAACGGGAACGCGAGGCCATCACCCGGTTCGACTCGCGAGCGACCGATGACACGGCGTTGGACAGGTTGTTGGAATCGGTGCGTACGGCCAGCCAGAAGTGCCTGTTGGAACTGGAGCGACGAGCCCAGACCTACGACACGCGCCACGCTTCGAACGACCTGGAGGAACTGCGGCTGCAACTCGGCGTTCCCCGGCTGCACGCCATCGGACGTGGCGAGGGCTCGCGCGTGTTGAGCGTCTACGCGCGTGACCGTCCGAGCAACGTGGGCAGGATGGTCTTCGACGGTGCCCCGGATCCGGCGCTGAAAACCCTGGCGCAACTGAAACGGCGCGCCGACGGCGCCGAGCGGACCTTCGACGTGTTCGCCGCGAGGTGCCGCGACTCCGAGGAGTGCGCGCTGGGGGACTCGCCGAGGCAACGGCTGGACTCGCTCATCGAACGCACCCGCGGACAGGCCCTTCCGACGGACGGAGCGCCGCTCACCTCGGGAGAACTGACCAGAGCGGTGCTGCACGGTCTGGGGAACCGGGACGACTGGCCCCGGTTGACGCGGGCCATCGCGGCGGCCGAGGACGGCGACGGCAGCGCGCTGGCGGGCTTCGTCCGGGACTCCGAGGTCGGGGCCGACCGGCTGGGACAGCGCATGGTGACACGCTGCAACGACACGATGTCACGGCTCCCGCCGGAGCGAGCGCGCGACATCGCCGAGGAATGGGTCGACAGCAGACCACTGTTCGGCGGCGTGTTCGCACAACGACTGATCAGGTGCTCGACATGGCCCAGACCGCAACAGGCGATGCCTTCGCCAGGCAACGGCCGACTGCCGCGCATACCGGTGATAGCCACCGAGAACGATCCCCTGACCCCCGCGACCGGCAGTGAGAACATGGCCGCCACGCTGCCCAACGGCAGCAAGGTGAGCTGGCTGGGAAGCGGGCACGGTGCGCTGGGGCGGTCCGACTGCGTCACGGAACTCGTCAGCGGATTCCTGGTCGAGGGCGAGGTTCCGCCCCGCGACGCGGCCTGTCCGGCGTGATGCCGCGCCCGGGGAGCGGAATCCCCCGCGGATTCGCTCGCGGTGCCCTCGCGAACAAGGCCCGACGTGGCGTATCCGACCACTCGACGTCGGGCCTTCCCGTAGCCAGGGCGGACGGCGGGGCTCAGTTCCGCGAGCACATGCGGAACCCGGGTCCGCGGGGTCCCGTCAGCAGCTGCTGCAGCACCCGCAGGAGGGACCACTGCAACTGGCGCAGCAGCTGCACCCACCGAACTGTGTTTCCGTCGCGGTCTGTGCCACGGCTTGCTCCATGACGGCCTCCTGATCGCAGGAATATCGACACGTCGATGCTGCCCCGCCGTCCGCGCCACGGATACCGCTGGACGGGCGACACCCGCGATCGAAAACCATTTCCGGTTCGGTACCGGCGCTTCGTCGGTGTCCGCCCCGGCCGCGATCAGCCGCGCCCTACTCGACCAGCCGCGGGAGGTTCCGCCCGGACCGGAACGAGGGAACCGCTCGAACGAAGCCCCACCAGCCGCTTTCCGAACCGATCAGGTGGCTCCGGTGAACGTTCGATACGGGCGCGTGGAAGGGCACGGAGGGTTACCGTGGAAACATGTCACGCGCCGAGCACGGCGAACCGGACGAGCCGGCCGGCCGTTTCGCCGACGACCTGATCGGACTGGACCCGCAAGACCCGGAGGCGCAGGCGTTCGCCGCGCATCTGGACCGGATGCAGCACTGCGGTTCCCGAGCGACCGTCGAGGGCATGTTGCAGGGGGTCGGCGACTTCGCGCAGAGCGCGAACCGACTGCGGGGTGAGCGGAGACTGCTCGCCGTCGTCGTGGTCACGCTGATCCTGCTGGGAGTGGCCTTCACGATATGGAACGCCCTGGTCTTCATGGTGGCGGCTTTCTCCGGATGACTCCCGCCGTCCGGTGGGGCTCGCCGTTCGGTGGGCCCGCGCCTCCTGCGGTGCCGCCGCACTCGCGCGGAATTATCGTGGAGGTATGGATCCGGTAGTGGGAAGCACCCCCAAGGTCGTCAAGTCGGAACAACAGTGGCGGGAGCGACTCGGCCAGAACGAGTACGCCGTGCTGCGACAGGGAGCCACCGAAGCGCCGTACAGCGGTGACTACGTGGAGGAGAAGACCCAGGGCGTCTACGAGTGCCGCGCTTGTGGCGCCGAACTGTTCCGCAGCGGCACCAAGTTCGAGTCGCACTGCGGCTGGCCCTCGTTCTGGGACCCCAGCGACTCGGAAGCGGTCCTGCTCCGGGAGGACCGCTCGCACGGCATGGTGCGCGTGGAGGTGCTTTGCGCGTCCTGCCACAGCCACCTCGGCCACGTGTTCGAGGGAGAGGGCTACCCCACCCCGACCGACCAGCGCTACTGCATCAACTCCATCGCGCTGCGGCTGGAGCCGGACGAGAACGCTTGACCGAGGCGATCGAGCAGGCGGGGCGGAACTCCGGTCGGGATCAACGCATCCGGAAGGTGAAGTAGCGGGCGCTGCCCCCGCTTCCGGTGATCGCGGTCTCGGCCAGAGTTTCCACCCGCGCGGGCCAACCGAAACCTCGACTCGCAGCAGCGGCGTCACCGACGATCCGCGTCCAGGTCCTCGAGGATGCCATCAACGGTCACGCCGGTTCCCGTACTCGTCTCGAGCGCTCGGTGCGGCTCAGCGAAAACATCCGGTTCGGGGAGCTTTTCCGACGGCGAGGCATTCGACACGGCGTCGGAGCTCATGGCAGCCGCGCGACCAGGTCCTCCGACCCCACACGCGGCCCGGTGTAGAACGGGGTCTCCTCGCGCACGTGCAGCCGGGCCTGGGTGCCACGCAGGTGACGCATCAGATCGACGAGCCGGTGGAGCTCGTCCGCCTCGAAGGACAGGATCCACTCGTAGTCGCCCAGCGCGAAGGCGGGAACGGTGTTGGCCCGCACGTCCGGGTAGTCCCTGGCCTCCTTGCCGTGCTCGACGAGCATGTCCCGCCGCTCCTCGTCCGGGAGCAGGTACCACTCGTAGGAGCGCACGAACGGGTAGACGCACACGTAGGCACGCGGATCCTCGCCGGCGATGAACGCGGGCACGTGGCTCTTGTTGAACTCGGCGGGACGGTGCACGGCCACATTGCTCCACACCGGCTCGCTGGCCCGGCCGAGCGGAGTCTCGCGCCGGAAGTCCGAGTAGGCCGCCTGCAGGTCCTCGATCCGGGAGGCGTGCCACCAGATGAGGAAGTCGGCGTCGGCGCGCATGCCGGAGACGTCGTAGACGCCACGCACCACGAGATCCGAGGAGTCCTCGAGCCCTTCCAGGAACTGCCTGGTGCTCGCCCCGGCCTTCTCCCTGTCCTCGGGAAGTTCCCCGGCGCGGACGCGGAACACCGACCACATGGTGTAGCGGATCGTATCGTTCAACTCGGCGTAGTTCAGGCGGGCCATGCCGACCAGTCTGCCACCGTTCTTCCGCCCCGAGGCGGACAGGTGGGCGGGTGTGTGCCTCAGGTCGCGGCCAGCTGTTCCGCGATCGTGGACGCGGCCGACTCGCCGGTGCCGACGCACGCGGGGACCCCGACGCCGTGCAGCGCGGCGCCCGCCACTGCCAGTCGCGGTGTCCGCGAGACGGCGTCCTCGATACCGGCGACGATCTCGGAGTGCCCCACGCCGTACTGCGGCAGCCCACCGCCCCAACGAACGACGCTGCTCTGCGAGGGCGGGGCGGTCACGCCGGTGAGTTCGGCCAGATCGGCGCGTACCCGGCGGAGCAGTTCCTCGTCGTCCGGCCGCAGTT
This portion of the Actinopolyspora lacussalsi genome encodes:
- a CDS encoding chlorite dismutase (product_source=KO:K09162; cath_funfam=3.30.70.1030,3.30.70.1100; cog=COG3253; ko=KO:K09162; pfam=PF06778; superfamily=54909); translated protein: MARLNYAELNDTIRYTMWSVFRVRAGELPEDREKAGASTRQFLEGLEDSSDLVVRGVYDVSGMRADADFLIWWHASRIEDLQAAYSDFRRETPLGRASEPVWSNVAVHRPAEFNKSHVPAFIAGEDPRAYVCVYPFVRSYEWYLLPDEERRDMLVEHGKEARDYPDVRANTVPAFALGDYEWILSFEADELHRLVDLMRHLRGTQARLHVREETPFYTGPRVGSEDLVARLP